A single Actinomadura algeriensis DNA region contains:
- a CDS encoding NUDIX domain-containing protein has protein sequence MPYLPPRDWYATLPTAHVSAGALLTDDRDRVLLVKPNYRPYWQIPGGAMDAGEAPHRVAEREIREELGLPIEARRLLVVDVVPPNADMPRPMIHFTFDGGTVADPSAIRLEEDELDAFAFFTWADAEASLTPALGPRVPAARRARERGETVYLPAAP, from the coding sequence ATGCCGTACCTGCCGCCCCGCGACTGGTACGCCACGCTCCCGACCGCGCACGTGTCCGCCGGTGCCCTGCTGACCGACGACCGCGACCGCGTCCTGCTCGTCAAGCCGAACTACCGCCCGTACTGGCAGATCCCGGGCGGCGCGATGGACGCGGGCGAAGCGCCGCACCGGGTCGCCGAACGGGAGATCCGCGAGGAGCTCGGGCTGCCGATCGAGGCGCGGCGGCTGCTCGTCGTCGACGTCGTCCCGCCGAACGCCGACATGCCCCGGCCGATGATCCACTTCACCTTCGACGGCGGCACCGTCGCCGACCCGTCCGCGATCCGCCTGGAAGAGGACGAACTGGACGCGTTCGCCTTCTTCACGTGGGCCGACGCCGAGGCGAGCCTCACCCCCGCGCTCGGCCCGCGCGTCCCCGCCGCGCGTCGCGCGCGTGAACGCGGGGAGACGGTCTATCTTCCGGCCGC